The following proteins are encoded in a genomic region of Mycolicibacterium rutilum:
- the scpA gene encoding methylmalonyl-CoA mutase: MTATAGIGKDIGSFADVPLASDTGTEAPDQAAVSAQVEAAAAAHGYTAEQVDWVTPEGIDVKPVYIGADRDAAVAAGYPLDTFPGEPPFVRGPYPTMYVNQPWTIRQYAGFSTAAESNAFYRRNLAAGQKGLSVAFDLATHRGYDSDHPRVQGDVGMAGVAIDSILDMRQLFDGIDLSSVSVSMTMNGAVLPILALYVVAAEEQGVPPEKLAGTIQNDILKEFMVRNTYIYPPKESMRIISDIFAYTSAKMPKFNSISISGYHIQEAGATADLELAYTLADGVEYIKAGLEAGLDVDKFAPRLSFFWGIGMNFFMEVAKLRAGRLLWSELVAEFNPKSAKSLSLRTHSQTSGWSLTAQDPFNNVARTCIEAMAATQGHTQSLHTNALDEALALPTDFSARIARNTQLVLQQESGTTRPIDPWGGSYYVEWLTHQLATAARMHIGEVVEHGGMAQAISDGIPKLRIEEAAARTQARIDSGQQPVIGVNKYQVDEDHEIEVLKVENSRVRAEQLAKLEQLRADRDQAAVDAALAELSRAAATREPGGEDGLGNNLLALAINAARANATVGEISDALEKVYGRHVAEIRTIAGVYRDEMGGAGISNITQATDLVRKFAEADGRQPRILIAKMGQDGHDRGQKVIATAFADIGFDVDVGSLFSTPEEVARQAADNDVHVVGVSSLAAGHLTLVPALREALAEVGRPDIMIVVGGVIPPGDFDELYAAGATAIFPPGTVIAEAAVGLLGKLAERLGYRLD, encoded by the coding sequence GTGACTGCTACCGCCGGGATCGGAAAAGACATCGGCAGCTTCGCCGACGTCCCGCTGGCCAGCGACACCGGCACCGAGGCGCCGGACCAGGCCGCGGTCAGCGCGCAGGTCGAGGCCGCCGCGGCCGCGCACGGCTACACCGCCGAGCAGGTCGACTGGGTGACGCCCGAGGGCATCGACGTCAAACCCGTCTACATCGGCGCCGACCGCGACGCCGCGGTCGCGGCCGGATACCCCCTGGACACGTTCCCGGGTGAGCCGCCGTTCGTGCGCGGGCCGTACCCGACGATGTATGTCAACCAGCCGTGGACCATCCGGCAGTACGCGGGTTTCTCCACCGCTGCGGAATCCAACGCGTTCTACCGGCGCAACCTGGCCGCGGGTCAGAAGGGGCTGTCGGTGGCCTTCGACCTGGCCACCCACCGCGGCTACGATTCCGACCACCCGCGGGTGCAGGGTGACGTCGGAATGGCCGGCGTGGCAATCGATTCCATCCTCGACATGCGTCAGCTGTTCGACGGCATCGACCTGTCGTCGGTGTCGGTGTCGATGACCATGAACGGCGCGGTGCTGCCGATCCTGGCGCTCTACGTCGTCGCCGCCGAGGAGCAGGGGGTGCCGCCGGAGAAGCTCGCGGGCACCATCCAGAACGACATCCTCAAAGAGTTCATGGTCCGCAACACCTACATCTACCCGCCCAAGGAGTCGATGCGGATCATCTCGGACATCTTCGCCTACACCAGCGCGAAGATGCCGAAGTTCAACTCGATCTCGATCTCCGGCTACCACATCCAAGAAGCCGGTGCCACAGCCGATCTCGAGCTGGCCTACACGCTGGCCGACGGCGTGGAGTACATCAAGGCCGGCCTGGAGGCCGGGCTGGACGTCGACAAGTTCGCGCCCCGGCTGTCGTTCTTCTGGGGCATCGGGATGAACTTCTTCATGGAGGTCGCCAAGCTGCGGGCCGGCCGCCTGCTGTGGAGTGAGCTGGTCGCCGAGTTCAACCCCAAGAGCGCCAAATCGCTGTCGCTGCGCACACATTCGCAGACGTCGGGTTGGTCGCTGACCGCGCAGGACCCGTTCAACAACGTCGCCCGCACGTGCATCGAGGCGATGGCCGCCACGCAGGGCCACACCCAGTCGCTGCACACCAACGCCCTCGACGAGGCGCTGGCCCTGCCGACCGACTTCTCCGCCCGCATCGCCCGCAACACCCAGCTGGTGCTGCAGCAGGAGTCGGGCACCACCCGGCCGATCGACCCGTGGGGCGGCTCCTACTACGTCGAATGGCTGACCCACCAGCTGGCCACCGCGGCCCGCATGCACATCGGCGAGGTCGTCGAACACGGCGGGATGGCGCAGGCGATCTCCGACGGCATCCCGAAGCTGCGCATCGAGGAGGCCGCCGCGCGGACCCAGGCGCGCATCGACTCCGGCCAGCAGCCGGTGATCGGCGTCAACAAGTACCAGGTCGACGAGGACCACGAGATCGAGGTGCTCAAGGTCGAGAACAGCCGGGTGCGCGCCGAACAGCTGGCCAAGCTCGAACAGCTGCGCGCCGACCGCGACCAGGCCGCCGTCGACGCCGCGCTGGCCGAGCTGAGCCGGGCCGCCGCCACCCGCGAGCCCGGCGGCGAGGACGGGCTGGGCAACAACCTGCTGGCGCTGGCGATCAACGCCGCCCGGGCCAACGCCACCGTCGGCGAGATCTCCGATGCGCTGGAGAAGGTCTACGGACGCCACGTCGCCGAGATCCGTACGATCGCCGGCGTCTACCGCGATGAGATGGGGGGCGCAGGGATCAGCAACATCACGCAGGCCACCGACCTCGTGCGCAAGTTCGCCGAGGCCGACGGCCGCCAGCCCCGCATCCTGATCGCCAAGATGGGCCAGGACGGCCACGACCGCGGCCAGAAGGTGATCGCCACCGCGTTCGCCGACATCGGCTTCGACGTCGACGTCGGCTCGCTGTTCTCCACGCCGGAGGAGGTCGCGCGCCAGGCCGCCGACAACGACGTGCACGTCGTCGGCGTGTCGTCGCTGGCCGCGGGTCACCTGACCCTGGTGCCCGCCCTGCGCGAGGCGCTCGCCGAAGTCGGCAGGCCCGACATCATGATCGTGGTGGGCGGCGTCATCCCGCCCGGCGACTTCGACGAGCTCTACGCCGCGGGCGCCACCGCGATCTTCCCGCCCGGCACCGTCATCGCCGAGGCAGCGGTCGGCCTGTTGGGCAAGCTGGCCGAGCGGCTGGGCTACCGCCTCGACTAG
- the ileS gene encoding isoleucine--tRNA ligase, with protein MTAYPKPAAGAPKFPALEADVLSYWDSDDTFRASIANRDGAPEYVFYDGPPFANGLPHYGHLLTGYVKDIVPRYRTMRGYKVERRFGWDTHGLPAELEVQRQLGITDKAQIEEMGIEKFNDACRASVLKYTDEWRDYVTRQARWVDFDNDYKTLEPEFMESVIWAFKQLWDKGLAYEGNRVLPYCWNDETPLSSHELRMDDDVYQSRQDPAITVGFRVTDGPLADSHLLIWTTTPWTLPSNQAVAVHPDVTYVHVQGGDGRRYVLAEARVAAYARELGEEPEVLGTYTGRDLLDTRYLPPFPYFADTPNSFRVLPADFVSTEDGTGIVHMSPAYGEDDMLTAQAGGIEAVTPVDARGRFDQTVPDYAGQHVFDANPQIIRDLKNQAGPAAANGAVLLRHETYEHSYPHCWRCRNPLIYRAVSSWFIKVTEFRDRMVELNQEITWYPEHVKDGQFGKWLSGARDWSISRNRYWGSPIPVWKSDDPAYPRIDVYGSLDELERDFGVRPTDLHRPYIDELTRPNPDDPTGKSTMRRIEDVFDVWFDSGSMPYAQVHYPFENQDWFDSHFPGDFIVEYIGQTRGWFYTLHILATALFDRPAFKTCVAHGIVLGNDGQKMSKSLRNYPDVTEVFDRDGSDAMRWFLMASPILRGGNLIVTEQGIREGVRQVLLPLWNAYSFLALYAPAKGTWRTDSTHVLDRYILAKLAVLRDDLTAALDVCDISGACDQLRQFTEALTNWYVRRSRSRFWEEDADAIDTLHTVLEVTCRLAAPLLPLMTERIWRDLTGQRSVHLTDWPEEGVLPADPELVETMDLVREVASAGSSLRKAKKLRVRLPLPKLTVAVDNPQRLEQFADLIADELNVKAVELTDDIATYGRFELTVNARVAGPRLGKDVQAAIKAVKAGAAVVNSDGTLTAGPAVLQPEEYNSRLVAADPEYTAALPDGAGLVVLDGTVTEELEAEGWAKDRIRELQDLRKSTGLDVSDRISVLMSVPPARQAWAQAHSGLIAREILATSFDFGELADGSEIGDGVKVAIAKVDR; from the coding sequence ATGACCGCCTATCCGAAGCCGGCCGCCGGAGCCCCGAAATTCCCGGCGCTGGAAGCCGACGTCCTCTCGTACTGGGACAGCGACGACACGTTCCGCGCCAGCATCGCGAACCGCGACGGCGCCCCCGAGTACGTCTTCTACGACGGTCCGCCGTTCGCCAACGGATTGCCGCACTACGGCCATCTGCTCACCGGGTACGTCAAGGACATCGTGCCGCGGTATCGCACCATGCGCGGCTACAAGGTCGAGCGCCGGTTCGGGTGGGACACCCACGGGCTGCCCGCCGAACTCGAGGTGCAGCGCCAACTCGGTATCACCGACAAGGCGCAGATCGAGGAAATGGGCATCGAGAAGTTCAACGACGCGTGCCGGGCGTCGGTGCTCAAGTACACCGATGAATGGCGCGACTACGTGACCCGGCAGGCCCGCTGGGTGGACTTCGACAACGACTACAAGACGCTCGAACCCGAGTTCATGGAGTCGGTCATCTGGGCCTTCAAGCAGTTGTGGGACAAAGGACTTGCCTACGAGGGCAACCGGGTCCTGCCGTACTGCTGGAACGACGAGACCCCGCTGTCGAGCCACGAGCTGCGGATGGACGACGACGTCTACCAGAGCCGCCAGGACCCGGCGATCACCGTCGGCTTCCGGGTCACTGACGGTCCGCTGGCCGACAGCCACCTGCTGATCTGGACCACGACGCCGTGGACGCTGCCGTCGAACCAGGCCGTCGCGGTGCACCCCGACGTGACCTACGTGCACGTGCAGGGCGGTGACGGCAGGCGCTACGTGCTGGCCGAGGCCCGCGTCGCCGCCTACGCCCGCGAGCTCGGCGAGGAGCCCGAGGTGCTCGGCACCTACACCGGCCGCGATCTGCTCGACACCCGTTATCTGCCGCCGTTCCCGTACTTCGCGGACACGCCGAACTCGTTCCGGGTGCTGCCCGCCGATTTCGTCAGCACCGAGGACGGCACCGGCATCGTGCACATGTCGCCGGCCTACGGCGAGGACGACATGCTCACCGCGCAGGCCGGGGGCATCGAGGCCGTCACACCCGTCGACGCCAGGGGACGGTTCGACCAGACCGTCCCGGACTACGCCGGCCAGCACGTGTTCGACGCCAACCCGCAGATCATCCGGGACCTGAAGAACCAGGCGGGGCCTGCGGCCGCCAACGGCGCGGTGCTGCTGCGCCACGAAACCTACGAACACTCCTATCCGCACTGCTGGCGATGCCGCAACCCGTTGATCTACCGCGCGGTGTCGTCGTGGTTCATCAAGGTCACCGAGTTCCGGGACCGCATGGTCGAGCTCAACCAGGAGATCACCTGGTATCCCGAACACGTCAAGGACGGCCAGTTCGGCAAGTGGCTGTCCGGCGCACGCGACTGGTCGATCTCGCGAAACCGCTACTGGGGCAGCCCGATCCCGGTGTGGAAATCCGACGACCCGGCCTACCCGCGCATCGACGTGTACGGCAGCCTCGACGAACTCGAGCGGGACTTCGGCGTGCGGCCCACCGATCTGCACCGGCCCTACATCGACGAACTCACCCGGCCCAATCCCGACGACCCGACCGGCAAGTCGACGATGCGCCGCATCGAGGACGTGTTCGACGTGTGGTTCGACTCCGGCTCGATGCCCTACGCGCAGGTGCACTACCCGTTCGAGAACCAGGACTGGTTCGACTCGCACTTCCCGGGCGACTTCATCGTCGAGTACATCGGCCAGACCCGCGGATGGTTCTACACGCTGCACATCCTGGCGACCGCCCTCTTCGACCGGCCGGCGTTCAAAACCTGTGTGGCGCACGGCATCGTGTTGGGCAATGACGGCCAGAAGATGAGCAAGTCGCTGCGCAACTACCCGGATGTGACCGAGGTGTTCGACCGCGACGGATCCGACGCGATGCGCTGGTTCCTGATGGCCTCGCCGATCCTGCGCGGCGGCAACCTGATCGTCACCGAACAGGGCATCCGCGAAGGCGTCCGCCAGGTGCTGCTGCCGCTGTGGAACGCCTACTCCTTCCTGGCGCTCTACGCCCCGGCGAAGGGCACCTGGCGCACCGACTCGACGCACGTGCTGGACCGCTACATCCTGGCCAAGCTGGCCGTGCTGCGCGACGACCTGACCGCCGCACTCGACGTCTGCGACATCTCCGGCGCCTGCGACCAGCTGCGCCAGTTCACCGAAGCGTTGACCAATTGGTATGTGCGACGGTCGCGTTCGCGGTTCTGGGAAGAGGACGCCGACGCGATCGACACCCTGCACACCGTGCTGGAGGTGACGTGCCGGCTGGCCGCGCCGCTGCTGCCGCTGATGACCGAGCGGATCTGGCGCGATCTGACCGGGCAGCGTTCGGTGCATCTGACCGACTGGCCCGAGGAGGGTGTGCTGCCCGCCGATCCCGAGCTCGTCGAGACGATGGACCTGGTGCGCGAGGTGGCGTCGGCGGGTTCGTCGCTGCGCAAGGCCAAGAAGCTGCGGGTCCGGTTGCCGCTGCCGAAACTCACGGTCGCCGTTGACAATCCGCAACGCCTCGAGCAGTTCGCCGATCTGATCGCCGATGAGCTCAACGTCAAGGCCGTCGAGCTGACCGACGACATCGCCACCTACGGCCGGTTCGAGCTGACCGTCAACGCGCGCGTCGCCGGGCCACGGCTGGGTAAGGACGTGCAGGCCGCGATCAAGGCGGTCAAGGCCGGTGCGGCCGTGGTGAATTCCGACGGCACGCTGACGGCTGGCCCGGCGGTGCTGCAGCCCGAGGAGTACAACTCGCGACTGGTGGCCGCCGATCCCGAGTACACCGCCGCGCTGCCCGACGGCGCGGGTCTCGTCGTGCTCGACGGCACGGTCACCGAGGAACTGGAAGCCGAGGGGTGGGCCAAGGACCGGATCCGCGAGCTGCAGGACC
- the lipL gene encoding esterase/beta-lactamase LipL, translating into MTGVKTGERSAALPRGIQGAADPNFACTLRGFAQLFPGRRYGGGALSIYLHGEPVVDVWTGYSDRRGTQHWTADTGAMVFSVTKGMASTVIHRLADRGLLDYDAPVAEYWPEFGANGKARITVREMMQHRAGLSHLNGCTKAELLDHQVMEDRVARASVNKLLRGHQAYHALTYGWLMSGLGRALTGKGMRELIREELAEPLETDGLHLGRPSADAPTRAAQILAPQGTLANPIFNFVAPRVAALGVSGMFGSMYFPGMKAVVQGDTPFLDAEIPAANGVATARSLARMYGAIANGGSIDGQRFLSEERVAQLTGTPSYWPDRNIFVPLSFNLGYHSLPVPPGLMPGFGHAGLAGSVGWADPSSGLAFGFVHNRLLTRMVLDQATFAGLGALIRRDAARARKRGYHSVPDQGAPFTKVPRPAAG; encoded by the coding sequence GTGACGGGTGTCAAAACCGGGGAGCGCAGCGCCGCGCTCCCGCGAGGTATCCAGGGCGCTGCGGACCCCAACTTCGCGTGCACGCTGCGCGGCTTCGCGCAGCTGTTCCCGGGCCGCCGGTACGGCGGCGGCGCGTTGTCGATCTACCTGCACGGCGAACCCGTCGTCGACGTCTGGACGGGCTATTCCGACCGCCGCGGCACCCAGCACTGGACCGCCGACACCGGCGCGATGGTCTTCTCGGTCACCAAGGGCATGGCCTCGACGGTGATCCACCGCCTCGCCGACCGCGGCCTGCTCGACTACGACGCGCCGGTCGCCGAGTACTGGCCCGAGTTCGGCGCCAACGGCAAGGCCCGCATCACGGTGCGCGAGATGATGCAGCACCGGGCCGGGCTGTCGCATCTGAACGGGTGCACCAAGGCCGAGTTGCTCGACCATCAGGTGATGGAGGACCGGGTCGCGCGCGCGTCGGTCAACAAGCTGCTGCGCGGTCACCAGGCCTATCACGCGCTGACCTACGGGTGGTTGATGTCCGGGCTGGGTCGCGCGCTCACCGGCAAGGGCATGCGCGAACTGATCCGCGAGGAGCTCGCCGAACCGCTCGAAACCGACGGCCTGCACCTGGGCAGACCGTCGGCCGACGCGCCGACTCGGGCCGCGCAGATCCTCGCGCCGCAGGGCACGCTGGCCAATCCGATCTTCAACTTCGTCGCCCCGCGCGTGGCAGCGCTCGGCGTGTCCGGGATGTTCGGCTCGATGTACTTCCCGGGGATGAAGGCCGTCGTGCAGGGCGACACCCCGTTCCTCGACGCCGAGATCCCGGCGGCCAACGGCGTCGCCACCGCACGCAGCCTGGCCCGGATGTACGGCGCCATCGCCAACGGCGGCAGCATCGACGGGCAGCGGTTCCTCTCCGAGGAGCGGGTCGCGCAGCTGACCGGAACACCGAGTTACTGGCCGGACCGCAACATCTTCGTGCCGCTGAGCTTCAACCTCGGGTACCACTCGTTGCCGGTGCCGCCCGGGTTGATGCCCGGATTCGGCCACGCCGGGCTGGCCGGCTCGGTCGGCTGGGCGGATCCCTCCAGCGGGCTGGCCTTCGGCTTCGTGCACAACCGGCTGTTGACCCGCATGGTGCTCGATCAGGCGACCTTCGCCGGTCTGGGGGCGCTGATCCGGCGGGACGCGGCCCGCGCCCGCAAACGCGGATACCATTCGGTGCCCGATCAGGGCGCGCCGTTCACCAAGGTGCCGCGGCCCGCCGCCGGGTAG
- a CDS encoding transcriptional regulator, with amino-acid sequence MPRTDENGRQLKALLDYLLDGDIEAKDIYDALGTSSSTYYRRIKEADYPDAEELRRVSDRFGLSYPDLQIRFGLMTRQEVLNYVESLEVTGGAGQTAVRETTRMRTRAPRLSELRPRSDAPPL; translated from the coding sequence GTGCCACGTACCGATGAGAACGGCAGACAGCTCAAAGCCCTGCTCGATTACCTCCTGGACGGGGACATCGAAGCCAAGGACATCTACGACGCGCTGGGTACCTCGAGCAGTACCTATTACCGGCGCATCAAGGAAGCCGACTATCCGGACGCCGAAGAATTGCGTCGCGTCTCGGACCGTTTCGGCCTCAGCTACCCCGACCTGCAGATCCGATTCGGGCTGATGACACGGCAAGAAGTGTTGAACTACGTCGAATCGCTCGAGGTCACCGGCGGTGCCGGGCAGACCGCGGTACGCGAGACGACCAGGATGCGAACCCGCGCGCCGCGACTCTCCGAACTGCGACCGCGGAGTGACGCTCCACCCCTTTAA
- a CDS encoding TVP38/TMEM64 family protein produces MNTVVNTLRTLGAAVVATATGVSRVRLLGTFAVIVILVAIALLVPLPTALQLRDWATSVGPWFPLAFLAAHIVVTVFPFPRTAFTLAAGLLFGPALGVPLAVTAATISALLALLLVRAVGLHLDRLLPHPRIGSLNARLRERGWPTVVSMRLIPAVPFSVLNYAAGASSVRVLPYTLATLVGLLPGTAAVVILGDALTGNVSPLLVLVSLCTASVGVAGLSYEIYRHRRRRPADAAADQPARLTR; encoded by the coding sequence GTGAATACCGTCGTCAACACCCTGCGAACGCTCGGAGCCGCGGTGGTCGCGACGGCGACGGGAGTGTCGCGGGTCCGGTTGCTCGGCACGTTCGCGGTGATTGTGATTCTCGTCGCAATCGCGCTGCTGGTGCCGCTGCCGACGGCGCTGCAGTTGCGGGACTGGGCCACCTCGGTCGGGCCCTGGTTCCCGCTGGCGTTCCTGGCGGCGCACATCGTCGTGACGGTGTTCCCGTTCCCCCGCACGGCGTTCACGCTGGCTGCCGGCCTGCTGTTCGGTCCCGCACTCGGCGTTCCGCTGGCGGTCACCGCCGCGACGATCAGCGCGCTGCTCGCGCTGCTGCTGGTGCGCGCCGTCGGCCTGCACCTGGACCGGCTGCTGCCGCATCCCCGGATCGGGTCCCTCAACGCCCGGCTGCGCGAACGGGGCTGGCCGACCGTGGTGTCCATGCGGCTGATCCCGGCGGTGCCGTTCTCCGTGCTGAACTACGCGGCAGGCGCGTCATCGGTGCGGGTGCTGCCGTACACGTTGGCGACGCTCGTCGGGCTGCTGCCCGGCACCGCCGCCGTGGTGATCCTCGGCGACGCGCTCACCGGCAACGTCAGCCCGTTGCTGGTGCTGGTGTCGCTCTGCACGGCCAGTGTCGGCGTGGCCGGACTGAGCTACGAGATCTACCGCCACCGGCGTCGGCGGCCCGCCGACGCCGCGGCCGATCAGCCAGCGCGCCTGACGAGGTAG
- the meaB gene encoding methylmalonyl Co-A mutase-associated GTPase MeaB yields MADPIADLAAALTDGDRAALARAITLVESTRADHREQAQQLLLKLTSEAGKALHIGITGVPGVGKSTSIEALGMHLIEQGHRVAVLAVDPSSTRTAGSILGDKTRMARLAVHPDAYIRPSPTSGTLGGVAKATRETIVLLEAAGFDVILVETVGVGQSEVTVANMVDTFVFLTLARTGDQLQGIKKGVLELADIVVVNKADGEYALEAKRAARELTGAIRLIYPRETLWRPPVLTMSAIEGTGLEGLWATVLQHRDVLTETGEFDSRRRAQQVEWTWSMVRDTVIDRVVSNPNVKAIRADIERQVRDGELTPALAAERLLDAADVR; encoded by the coding sequence ATGGCCGACCCGATCGCAGACCTCGCGGCTGCGCTGACCGACGGTGACCGCGCCGCGCTGGCGAGGGCCATCACGCTGGTCGAGTCGACCCGCGCCGATCACCGCGAGCAGGCGCAGCAACTGCTGCTGAAGCTGACGTCGGAGGCCGGTAAAGCTCTGCACATCGGGATCACCGGCGTGCCAGGGGTCGGCAAGTCGACGTCGATCGAGGCGCTCGGCATGCATCTCATCGAGCAGGGCCACCGGGTGGCGGTGCTGGCCGTCGACCCGTCCTCGACCAGGACAGCCGGCTCGATCCTGGGTGACAAGACCCGGATGGCCCGGCTGGCGGTGCACCCCGACGCCTACATCCGGCCCTCGCCGACGTCCGGCACGCTCGGCGGCGTCGCCAAGGCCACCCGCGAGACGATCGTGCTGCTCGAGGCCGCCGGCTTCGACGTGATCCTGGTGGAGACCGTCGGCGTCGGACAATCCGAGGTGACGGTCGCCAACATGGTCGACACGTTCGTCTTCCTCACCCTGGCCCGCACCGGCGACCAGCTGCAGGGCATCAAGAAGGGCGTGCTCGAACTCGCCGACATCGTCGTCGTCAACAAGGCCGACGGTGAGTACGCACTGGAGGCCAAGCGCGCCGCCCGTGAGCTCACCGGCGCCATCCGGCTGATCTATCCCCGCGAAACCCTTTGGCGGCCACCGGTTCTCACCATGAGCGCGATCGAGGGCACCGGCCTGGAGGGGCTCTGGGCGACCGTGCTCCAACACCGCGACGTGCTCACCGAGACGGGGGAGTTCGACAGCAGGCGGCGCGCCCAGCAGGTCGAGTGGACGTGGTCGATGGTGCGCGACACGGTCATCGACCGGGTGGTGTCGAACCCCAACGTGAAGGCGATCCGCGCCGACATCGAGCGCCAGGTGCGCGACGGCGAGCTGACCCCCGCGCTTGCTGCGGAGCGCCTGCTCGACGCCGCTGACGTGCGCTGA
- the mutA gene encoding methylmalonyl-CoA mutase small subunit: MDVQKPTAVEADRERWRSAVAGVLAKSTRRDPADLPAEPERLLDSPTYDGFAIRPLYTSLDALPEPPLPGRWPFVRGGDALRDVKTGWRVAEAFPATDSGSVAEHNGAVLLGLTEGVSALAVRVGAPSGVAAAELDRFFDGVFLDLVPVIFDCAGSDFTATVDAALGLVAGFDADRRSRLSIDFGADPLTAPLSAKQAPEIADVVATAARVAEFGGHVRTVTVDGPAFHNRGASASWELAAVVAAGVDYLRLLGQGGVDVTDALRQISFRIAADDDQFMTIAKLRAARRLWARVAEVVGAPEQGAATIHAVTSLPIMAKRDPWVNMLRTTLAAFAAGVGGADTVQVHPFDVAIAGGYPGTAASFARRMARNTQLLLLEESHLGRVLDPAAGSWHVEDLTNQLAEQAWKHFQDIESRGGFAQARDHVVAQIAEVAERRAADIAHRRTALTGVNEFPNLAETPLPAGEALTEVARYAAGFEALRDRSDAFLAKTGSRPQVLLLPLGPLAEHNVRTTFATNLLASGGIEAVTDGTSSIAVICGTDARYGAEASAAVDSARAAGVSHVLLAGPEKAVAEADSKPDGYLTAKIDAVATLSDLLTRLGA; the protein is encoded by the coding sequence ATGGACGTGCAGAAACCCACTGCGGTCGAGGCCGATCGGGAGCGCTGGCGCTCCGCGGTCGCCGGGGTGCTGGCAAAGAGCACCCGACGCGATCCCGCCGATCTGCCCGCCGAACCCGAGCGCCTGCTGGATTCGCCGACGTATGACGGCTTCGCCATCCGTCCGCTCTACACGAGCCTGGACGCCCTGCCCGAACCGCCGCTGCCCGGGCGGTGGCCGTTCGTGCGCGGCGGCGATGCGCTGCGTGACGTCAAGACGGGATGGCGGGTCGCCGAGGCCTTCCCGGCGACCGACTCCGGCAGCGTGGCCGAGCACAACGGCGCGGTGCTGTTGGGCCTCACCGAAGGAGTGAGCGCGCTCGCGGTCCGCGTCGGGGCGCCCTCCGGGGTGGCCGCCGCCGAACTCGACCGGTTCTTCGACGGCGTGTTCCTGGACCTGGTTCCGGTCATCTTCGACTGCGCCGGAAGCGATTTCACCGCCACCGTCGACGCGGCGCTGGGGCTGGTCGCCGGTTTCGACGCCGACCGGCGGTCGCGGTTGTCGATCGACTTCGGCGCCGACCCGCTGACGGCCCCGCTGAGCGCGAAGCAGGCGCCGGAGATCGCCGACGTGGTCGCGACCGCCGCGCGGGTGGCCGAATTCGGCGGCCACGTCCGGACCGTCACCGTCGACGGTCCCGCCTTCCACAACCGCGGCGCGAGCGCCTCCTGGGAGCTGGCGGCCGTGGTGGCCGCCGGCGTCGACTACCTGCGGCTGCTCGGCCAGGGCGGTGTCGACGTGACAGATGCGCTGCGGCAGATCAGTTTCCGCATCGCCGCCGACGACGACCAGTTCATGACGATCGCCAAGCTGCGCGCGGCCCGGCGGCTGTGGGCCCGGGTCGCCGAGGTGGTCGGCGCCCCCGAACAAGGTGCCGCGACCATCCATGCGGTCACGTCGCTGCCGATAATGGCCAAGCGCGATCCGTGGGTGAACATGCTGCGCACCACGCTGGCCGCGTTCGCCGCCGGTGTGGGCGGCGCCGACACCGTGCAGGTGCACCCGTTCGACGTCGCGATCGCCGGCGGCTATCCCGGCACCGCGGCCAGCTTTGCCCGCCGGATGGCCCGCAACACCCAACTGCTGCTGCTCGAGGAGTCGCATCTGGGCCGGGTGCTCGACCCCGCCGCGGGGTCGTGGCACGTCGAGGACCTCACCAACCAGCTCGCCGAGCAGGCGTGGAAACACTTCCAGGACATCGAATCGCGCGGCGGTTTCGCCCAGGCCCGCGACCACGTCGTCGCGCAGATCGCGGAGGTGGCCGAGCGTCGCGCCGCCGACATCGCGCACCGGCGCACCGCGCTGACGGGGGTCAACGAGTTCCCCAACCTCGCCGAGACGCCGCTCCCTGCCGGCGAGGCGCTGACGGAGGTGGCGCGCTACGCGGCGGGCTTCGAGGCGCTGCGGGACCGGTCGGACGCCTTCCTGGCGAAGACCGGCTCGCGGCCCCAGGTGCTGCTGCTGCCGCTCGGCCCGCTCGCCGAGCACAACGTGCGCACCACGTTCGCGACCAACCTGCTCGCGTCCGGCGGCATCGAGGCGGTGACCGACGGCACGTCGTCGATCGCGGTCATCTGCGGAACCGACGCGCGGTACGGCGCCGAGGCCTCGGCCGCGGTCGATTCCGCACGCGCCGCGGGTGTCTCGCATGTTCTGCTGGCCGGTCCGGAAAAGGCTGTCGCCGAGGCGGATTCGAAGCCGGACGGCTATCTGACCGCGAAGATCGACGCGGTCGCCACGTTGTCGGACCTGCTCACCAGATTGGGGGCCTGA